The genomic interval CTCGTCACCGTCGACAGCAACGTAACATTGCTCTTCGTCTCCCAAGCCTTCTTCCAACGTCAACCACTGACAATACTCCACGGCATCAGACCAAGTGACCTGGATCATGGGACAGCGGAGGTCCGGCGCCTGAGACTCCTTGTAGGAATGTCCGGAGCGAAAATCCAAGAACTGTTCCACCGTGACTTCCGTCGAGGATAACTGAAACGCAGAGGATCGTGACTCGAATCGAACCATCGTTTGACCTCGCGAATTGATCGACCACGCCCGAGCGCGGCCTGCTTCCAAATCGGCTACATCCTTTTCCCGCAGCTTGTTGATCGCGGTGTCCACCCAGTCACGGTCGTCGAATTGCTGCAAGAGCCACTCGGCGGCGGAATGGACGTCAGGATCGGCGGAATCTGAAAACACCTGGCGAGCAATCAAACGACCCTGGCTCACCTGCTGATCCTTCACTCGCTCCCGCCCAAGACTGCCCAACGCCAACATCAATCCGCTCTCGACGCCTCGCGGATCGCTGCTCAACTGCGTGGAGGAGAGACGCTCGATGAGCAATCGAGGATCCACCTCCATGACTTTGATGCGATGGATCAAACCGCTACGTGTATTGGGGATCGGATCGTGACGCAGCAACGGCCACACACTGTCGGTCACGCCACGTCGCAACAAGTACGCGGCCGCATTGACCTGTCGATTGGAGACATGCTGCTGTTCCTGCTCGCCCACCTGCGCCGTCGGGCTGTTTCGCAATGCGGAATCCAAAACGGAACGCATTTGACTCAAATCGCTGGTATCGAGCACTTCGACAAACGCGTCGACTTGCTCCACATCAGAATCCAAGAAAATGTCGGCTAATTGAGCGGGTTCCTCCGACCACAGATCAACCAACAGGCTAGCGACCTTTTGACGCTGAGTCGAATCACCCGGCTGCATGAACACCCGCCTCAACTCAGGCGTGATATAGGGAGCAACCTTGGAAATGGACTCAACGATGATCAAGTAGTCCTTGGGATTGCGGATCGTTTGCCGTATCACCTCTTCGGTCACAAACTCACGATGCTCTATCCAACGCTGGGGTGGCCCATCGGCATCGCTTGAATCAGTTTTCGAATCTGTGTCTGAACCAACGCTCGCTGTCCCGACCTGGGGCGGGTCGAACGACATGAGCATCAAGGCGGATCGAAAACGCTCCTCCGACGCTCGTGACGTGTCGTTCAAGACGGACCAGTACTGCTGGACGACATTGGGCAGTCCACGATGCCCGGAAAGTTCGTCGCGGATCAGGGGCAACTCTTTCAACTCGGCTTTCAGCGACTGTGTGGCCACTTCCTTGAACAAACCGTTGTCGCTCGGATTGACCCTCAGTAGTCCCAAACGTCCGTGCAACCCGCCGGCTTCATCGATCGGCAAACGGTCTCGCAATTGAGTCAGCGGCGTTTTGCTCCAGCCCCGCAAGGACTGGAGTTTGTCGATCACACCGGAGACTTGACTGGCCTCCGCAACGCTGAGCTGTTCGGTGATCAATTGCGCACGGCTTCGCCCCCAAAGCTCGTAGCCGCCCCAACCCACGGCGACGATGGCGAACAACGCGACGACCATCCGACGCGAATGCTGTTTCGTAGCCGCAAACATCATCCGGCGTTCTGGATCGCTCCAACGTGACGATTGAGTCAGCGTTTGGAACATCGCCCATTCGCCCCAGGACGGCAAATGCTTTTTGTCCGGCCTCGATTTCCAGACATCCGCACGATCGGCCAACCGCATCGCTGCTCGTCCGCTGAATGTGAGCTGCTGACGATATTGCAACCATTGGCGAACCGCGGGCACCAGATAGTCATGCGTCAATTGGTAGTACCGTTGCCCGGACGCCTTGTCCAAGGGAGCATCCGAATCGGGATCCGTGGGTGTGATCAACCTCAGATCGGTATCCAAAATCGTCAGCAACTTGGCCAACCGCTTTGGCTCCGATTGATAGCCCGATATCTCTCGCAATTCGGACTCTGAACGCATCGCACCCTTGATGTCCGTTCCCGCCTCGGGCAACAGGGACTTCAAGATCGCTTGCGCGGCCAACTCGTGAGAACGATTCTCGGCTGGGGCGCTGGCACCGAGCGATTCTTCCAAGAAACGAATCCCAACGCCTTCGATACCACCGAGTTCTTGCAACGACCGCACGGTCCACTCGCGGCTTTTCATGATTTCCGCAAACGTCACCAACTGCACCGGAATGATTTTGCCCTCGTCGGCCAACCCCTCGATCGCTTGATCCAGGAACTGGTTTTGAGAAAGACTCAAATCGGACAGGTTGTCAGGCAATCGGGAATACCCACGACCGTATTCGGCCAGTACCTTTCGCGCGTGCCGTTTGTCGAACAAATCGACCATGGCCAAGTTGTGGCTGCGAACCAAATCGACTTCCAGTTGATCGACAAAGCGACTGACGCCGATCCAAAAGTCATCACGCACCAACAACAGACACTGCAAATGCTGACCGTCGCATTGACGCAATGCAAGAATCAGGTCAGAGCGTAGGTCGTTGCCGTGAGCGTGCAGCCATTGCTCGAATTGATCAATGACGATCAGCACTTTGCGGCCGACTTGACCATCCAAGCTGCGACGAACCCACGCGAGACTCTCGACCAAATCCAAATCTTTCGGCATCCCAAACACACGCTTGCGCAGCCCGCTGAGCAATTGCAACTCGGTGCGATTGCCGGTCGCCTCCAGCGAGATGACGGTGACATTGGGATCCAGTGTCGGCAACAGGCCCGCGTTGACGAACGACGACTTCCCCGAACCGGAGGAACCGTAGATCACTCCGACACGAAAAGCGGTCAAAGGGTCGTCGGACTCGATCCGTCGACGCCAAAATCGCAAACTATCCGGCAAACCATCGCGATCGCGGGTCCCAGGCAACAACTCGCGAAAGTAGGTGGCATCCTCGTGGTCAAACGACCGCAACCCACGAGGGACGATCCCGACCAACTGATCATGCGACTCGATTTGCGGTCGCGTTCCGGTCGGCACCGAAGTGACGCTGATTGCATCTTCGTCGCCCTGCCTGATGAAATGCTCCAGGTCTTCGACCAAGTCATCAGCGATCAAATATCGATCCGCGGCGCGTTTGGAAAGCAGCCTCAGACAGATCCGTTCCAATTCCTTGGGTATCTTTGGATTGTGCCCACGCAATGGCCGCGGCTCTTGATTGCAAATCAACAACACGACCTCTTGCCAACTATCAGCCATAAACGGCAACTGCCCCGTCAACATCTCGTACATCATGACGCCGACAGAAAACAGGTCCGACCGCCCGTCGACCAAGTGACCTTCGCCCCGTGCTTGCTCTGGACTCATGTAGATGACCGTGCCGATCCGACCGCGATCCTTGCCGTAGCTGTTGTCCCGCAGCGCCAAACCGAAATCGGTGATGAAGCAGTTGCCGGCCTGATCCAACAGCAAGTTGGCGGGTTTGACGTCGCGGTGAACCACGCCCGCCAAATGGATGAATTGCAGAATCTCTGCGATCGTCAACAACATCCTCACGGTGTCATCGACCGACAACGGCGAACGTTTGATACGATCGGCAAGCGTTTCCCCATCGATGAACTTGGAAACCACATAGCAACGATCTTCGATACGATCGAAGTCATAGATCGGTACGACTCCCGGATGGTCCAAACTCGCCAGCGTCCTCGCTTCATCCAAGAATCGCTCGATGTCGACCGGACGGGCCACACGATTCTTGTGCGGCACCTTGATCGCAACTCGCCGATGCAATTGCGTATCTACCGCCAGAAAAACACGCCCAAACCCACCAGCACCCAATTCACGCTCAATGGTGTAGCGTCCCAGCGAAACCGGTTTGTCTGAAACACTGTCAAACACACTGCTACTTTTCTTGTCGTCCGCACTTTCGCTAAGGGAAAAATCACCGGTCACAGCGAATGACGGATCATCTGTCTCATAAACTGCGGTTTGCCCAATCTCCGAAGGCGAAGTTTCTGTCGGTCGGTCTGCCAGCGGGACACCACGCCCAGACGAAACCACCGGCAAGTCTTCGGGCAAAAGAGACTCACTCTGAGAATCCAAGCCATCCTCGTCCAGCGGCTTCTTGTCGTGATCTGCGTCGTGATCTGCTCTGGGCTCATCGTCGCCGATCGGCTGCTCATCAGAAAGGGACATCTTGCTCTTTCGGTATTACCACAACAAAGAAAACTCTGCGAGCGTTCCGCTCTGTTTGCCCCGCTCTGTTTGACACAATCGATTATCGAATCGCCTTGTCGGGCAACTCGGTTCCGATGCCCTCGTCCATCGGCATTTCGTCTTTCTCAATGCCGACGCTCCTCATCGCCTTGACCAAGCGTCCCTGCATCTCTTGCACCACGCTGGCGTGATTCGGATCGTTGATCAAATTGGTGCGCTCGCCGGGGTCGTTCTGCAGATCGTACAACTCGGACAGGTGACGATCCGCGGTCCCGTCCCCGTGTGGATAGCGAATGTATTTCCAACGATCACCTCTGACCGCACGAACGTTAGGTGTGTAGGGAAACTGTTTTTCATAGTTGTAGTGATACAGCCACTCGGTACGCCAACCGCTGGTCTGACCGACCGCCAGCGGCCGAATCGATTGACCGTGGATGCCTTTCATCGGCGCGGCACCGGCGGCATCCAAGATGGTCGGTGCGACGTCCGTCGTCAGCACTTGGCTGGCGATCTTGGACGGTCCCGTCTGTGCCGTCCACGCGGGATAGCGAATGATCATCGGCACGCGAATGCTGGCTTCGTGCGCAGTGCGTTTGTCGACCATTCCATGCTCGCCCTCCAGCAATCCGTTGTCACCCAAAAAGATGAACATCGTGTTGTCCAACTCGCCGGCTGCTTTCAGATCAGCAACCAAGCGACCGACGCTGTCATCGACGGACAGGATGGTTCCCCAGTAGGCGCGCACCATACGCTCAAAGTCGAGCACCGCATCGGCCTTGTCGTTGGGAAACTCCTTGCGCCAATCGAACAACGGCCCGTAAATGCCATGCCAAGTATTCAAACGCTGCGTGATCCACTTCGGCTTGCCCTCCAAATGAAACGCCGAATGCGGATAGTTGATCTCCACGTCGTCAAAAACATGCTCGTACTTCTTTTCGGGAAAGTAAAAACTGTGCGGAGCCTTTTGTCCGATCATCATCATGAACGGTTTTCCCGATGACGCAGCTCGATGCTCCTTCATCCAATCGATCGCCATGTCGGTCACCACCGTGGTGTAGTAACCCTCCACGACGCGACGACCCTGACCGTTGAAATTGAACTCCGTGTCAAAATACTTTCCCTGACCTTTGTGGGTGACGAAGTAATCAAAACCAGGACGGGGCTCGTCGTTTTGCTCGCCCATATGCCACTTGCCGATGTACGCCGTCTTGTATCCGGCGGCCTGCAGACGCAATGGAAAGCTATCCAAATCGGCGGGGTAGTCGGTGAAGTTGTTCGTGACCCCGTGCGCATGGGCGTACAGTCCACTCAAGATGCTGGCGCGAGAGGGTGAACACAAACTGGTGGTGCAGAACATGTTCTCAAAGTACATGCCCTCGGCAGCCAATTGATCGATATGCGGCGTCTTGAGGTGCGGATGCCCGGCACAGGAAAGGGCGTTCCAACGAATGTCGTCACAAAGGACCAAAACCACGTTGGGCTGATCCGCCGCTTGAGCCACCGCACGAACCGTCGGGACCGTCAACGAGAAAACCAGCAGTAGAAATCCGACGAAGGCTTTGGCGCAGGACCAATCAAAGAACTGAGTCATGATGAGCAAGTTTGGGGCAAGCGTGGGCGGGGCAGAGCGGGGTAGGGGGCGACAGGACGTACGCGATCGAATCTGGGATCGGTTCTGAATCCTCCCAAATCAACCGCTGCAACCTGCAACTGCTCCACAGTTTAATGCATGACACGCCCCACCGGTAACGCGATTCCCTAGCCCGGATTATTCATCAGCCGGCACGCGATAGCGTCCGGTTCCCGATTACAGGCGTGAGAACGGGACGCTATCGCGTGGCGGCTAATATTGGACTGCTCAAAGTTTGGTGTTGTGTCTTTTTGGGCTTGCGCAAGTTTATGTCCCTACTGCCGGCGCAGCTGGTGGCCCCCAGTGAGCCTCAGGCGCTAGCCGTGGGCCTGAGGCGGATTGTGGTGCTGGCCCACGGCTAGCGTCTGAGGCTCACTTTGATTGCGATGCATGGAACAAAAACATGGACTGAAAAAAACAATGTCAACCCTAAACTTTGAGCAGTCCAGTGAGCCAGCGTGAATAATCCGGGCTACCGCGCCGCCCAAGCCGCCGGTCGGACGTCGAGCCACTTCATCCCCGCCGCCTCTGCCGCTTGAAATCCCAGCGGCGAGTCCTCGAACACAAGACACCGCTGTGCCGCCACGCCCAATCGACGGGCGGCTTCCAAAAACACATCCGGCTCCGGCTTGTGCCGCTGAGTGTCCTCCGCCGCGACAATCGTTTGAAACAAAGCATCCAAGCCCAAGACATTCAACTGCTTGACCACCACCTCGCGACCACTGCCGCTGGCCACCGCCATCGGCAAACGACCATGGTGGAATCTCGCGATTTCGCATATGTGCTCACAGGGCTGAACTCGGTCGATCATCCCGACAAACGCCGCCTCCTTTTCCAACGCAACTGACACCGCGTCGACACGAACGGATTGCTCCCGCCCCAAGGTTTCGACGATCATTCCGCTGGGCATCCCGCCCATCTGATAGAAACGCTCCTCGGTGAACGTGATCCCATGCTTGGCCAAGGTTTCTCGCCAAGCGACAAAATGCAGCGGCATCGAATCGCTCAATGTCCCATCACAGTCAAAGATCAATGCGTCAAATTCGTTGGTGTAATCCATCATCAATACCGAAGAGCTGGCAGGAACTGTGTCAAGAGAGTATGCGCGTATCAACCGCATCGCGATAGAGAACGTCCAGCTGAGCATGGTCGTGCTACCAAGCGCTAGGCGCGGATTATTCATTAGCCGGTACGCGATACCGTACGGTTCCCGATTACAGGCGTGAGAACCGGACGCTATCGCGTGGCGGCTGATATGCGCAGCCTGCTTTCGTGCCAATCCGCGTAAACCGTTTCGTGCAAACGAATTGCGAAGACTGCAGTGAGCCAGCGTCAATAATCCGGGCTAGGTGGTATCATACGCCCTGAGCCGCTGGCCGTCAGGCCACTGGCTTTACGCACTGAAATGGATGCACGATGCGTGCAAGACCCGGCCGCTCACGCGTCACGGCTCACGGCGTTAGGTAGCGTCGTACGTTTAGACTCATTGAGCGCCAGCCGCTGATGATCAATCCGTGCTCACACCAACTCCGTGCTTGGCCGACCAGCGCGACGCGATGATCGTGTCCAGCACCAACTGGGCCAAATGAAAGATCAACATCGGCAAGACGCTCACGCCACAATCGATCGCGACCTGCAGACCGACCATCAACGTTTTCTGACTGCCCGAGATGCCCACCGCGATCTGCTGCTCGGCCGGCAAACCCAAACGACGCGATACAAAAACGCCGCTTGCCAATGCCGCCAAATGGACGCCCGACGCGACCAACAACATGGGCAACTGCGACCACCAACTGACGCCAGTGGTATGCCCCAAGTACTCCGCGCTGGAAACCGCACCGATCATCACCATCATCAAGATGCCCAGTTGAGCCGCCGATGAGATTGCCAACTTATTGCGGTCCGCCCATCTGCCCACCCATCGCCTCATCATTTGTGCGACGATCAAGGGCAAGACGACCAACAACGCCAGTTTGATCATTTGATCCAGCGGTGAAATCGTCACCTGCTTGGCCAACACCAGGGCAACTCCCAGCGGCACCACCAGCACGCAAGCCACGTTCGTCACCAGCGTTGTCATGATGGCAATGGAGTCGTCACCGCCGGCTTTGCGAGTCCAAACCGACGCCGACGCCAATGTGCACGGGACCAACGCGGCGACGAACAGCCCGCCAAACTCCACCGGGCTGAGCAGCCACCAAAAGGGCAGACACAACAAAGGAACCAAAAAAACATTGGTACCTATTGCCAGCAAACACGGCAGCGGACGTGTCACGCTGCGACGCACCGCGTCCGGCTTGAGCGTCACGCCCATCGCCCACATCACCGCAAAAACAAGCCCGTTTCGCAACGGAGGCCACTTCGCCACCGGCTCCAAGCTCTGCGAGAAACCATGACCGACGGCAAAACACACCACCAGTGCTAGCAAAAACCAATATTTCGCGAGCCATCGAGAGGGGAATGCCATGGGAAACGGTCTACCGACGCACGGGCGAGAGAATCTAGTATCAGGGTCGCGAATCAGGCCAGCCCAAACAGCCAGTCCCGATTGGCACCCCGGATGGATCAGCCCAGATCGTAGCCGAACCCAGAGAGTAACGCACGGATGCATGAGCGAACTGAACGAGCGATAGCTCGGTTGCTGTTCGTTTTCTGCTGCGCGGTCCCCACGTCACTGACGCTACTGGCAATTCTGATCACCTGGACGCCTTGGTACCACGCCAGTCGCCTCGCCGCGATCGCCGAGCATCTCTCTCGCGAAACAGGACTGGTCGTCCAGATCGAAGATTTTCGTCGTGTTTCGCCCAACCGTTGGACGCTGCACCGTGTCGAATTGATCGAACCGGAAACGCTATACCAAGTCGCGATGATTCGCCAAATCGATTGGACGCAAGACGCCGATTCCGTGCGTGTCATGATTCACCAACCGGAGCTTCAGTCCGAACAACTCGGACACGCGTGGTCGATGATTCACGATCGGCTGATCAGTCGTCCGGAGCACACCACGATCCCGATCGAGATCGCCGCCAACGATGTCACGATCGTCAGTCGCACCGGTGACATGCCGCTGCGAGACGTGCAAGCGTGGGTGCAACCCAACGCGACGGGATTGCGTATGAATCTGGAATGCCGATTGGCGGACCAAAGTCCTCGGATGGTGAAGTCGACTTCAACCTCCACAAACACTTCGTTGACCCGTGTCACGCTGGTGCGCGACCGCAGCGGCGAGCGACCAGAGAGCACACTGATTTTAGAAAGCGGCGACAACGACCTGCCTTGCTCGGCCATTGCCGGCTACCTGCCGACCCTACAAGGACTCGGCCCCAACGCGACCTTTCGTGGAGCCCTGGAGTGCCGCATGACGGACACCGGCACATCGATCGTACTCGATGGTTCCCAGTTCAATCAGATCGACTTGAGCTATTGGAGCAAACACTTGCCTTACCCGGTTGTCGGTACCGCCGATCTGCAACTGGCTCGCTGCACCATGCGGCCCGGCGAACCGATCAACGTCGCCGGAACGCTGATCGCTCGTGACGGACTGGTGGGCATCGGGATGCTCGGTTCACTGCAACGCGACTTGGGTTTCGAGATCGACATGAACGCCCTGCCTCCAGACGGTCGGGGCTTGCCCTATCGATTGGCGGCGTTGAAGTTTTCGATGTTGGGCGATTCACAGATTTCACTGCAAGGCATGTGCGACACCCAGTTGGAGTTTCGCGGCGGGCCACCCGGCGTCGCATTGCTGAGAGCCGAAGACGGACAACCGGTGGTGTTCAGCTCGGGCGGCGCGATCAAACCGCATCAGTTGATGGCGACCCTGGGCGCCGACCGACACTACTCACCCTTCTGGTCCGAAATCCTGATGACACCGCCAAGACCGATCGGGATGGAAACACTCGACCCGAACGCCCCGCCTTCGGGACGACTGATCCCTTCGATCGCCACGCAAAAAGAAGACGTGATCAAGCAGCGTTAGATGAGGTTGTTTAAACTTTGGAGTTGACTATGTCCTGCACTGCGTGCTGGCTGATTCGCAGGCGTAAACAAACTTTTCCTTTTGCTCTACCGTGACGGTCACGATCACCGCAATCGCTCACTGACTACTATTTGGGATCGCTGTCGGACAAAATTTCTTGAGGCGTCTTCCATTGAGATCCAGTTAAACGGCCGCCAGGCTTCGCGTATGTGTCGAAGTAAAACTCAAAGAGCGGAGTAAACTGCAAGCGAAAGTCCTTAGATTCGCAATCAAAGAATTCGTTGGGAACCTGTTTTCCAACACGCCAATTGAATACCCAATGATGTTGCTCTTGAGTCAAATCAAACGGACTTCCCGACGCTGCCTTTAACACATGTGGCAATAACTTGCCCGAATCATTCTTTTTCCAAGAGATTTCAGTATTACCAAACAAGTTTGGCATGTTTGGAATCTTGCTCTTATACGTCAATCGAACAGGCATGTAATCGCACGCCTTCGATTGCCACATTTCGATCTCAAAGTCGAGCGTATGATGCTTCGATCGCCATTTGGAATGAATTTCCCCCTGAACAACTCGCTGCGCCTCGATCAGCTCACCTTCACGCAAGAACACCTGTTCAATCCAACCGAATTGCTCCATTGGATTCTGAAGAAACATTGGGTGAAGCACTAAATCATCGAATGCATCAAAATTGACAGCGCTCAATGCGTTTTTCTTCACGAATTCTCGCGTAGAAATATCCTTCTCTTTCATCATATATCCGCGAGCTGATGCAGCGCCATTTCGACCCTCAGTTTTCCCACCGCACGTGAATAGTTCGGTCCAAGTCTGAAATTCAAACGGTTGATTAGATTCTCCAATGCCAATTACGCGACCGTGTGCCGAATACTCAAGATCCTTTGCAGACGACCTTGCTTTCAATCGGTAGATCCTAAATATTCTAACAGGAGGCCGCCCTTTTACCTTGTCACTGTAGAACACCTGTGACTCGCCTTGGACCATCAGCGCGTACCGCTTCAATACCTCATCTCTGGCAACCGTCATATCTGCAAGTCCTTGGTAAACGATATCATGGGCGGACTCCTTTTCCTGAGCGGTGCCTTCACCAGACCATGAAATCGACAACAAGAACGCCAGTGAGCAGAAAAATCGCATGCGCTCGCTCCACGCTTAGATTGAATACAAAAATAAAACTCGTTAACGTGCCAGCGACTGCTAAACAGGTACAGTATCCGAACAGCCAAACAAAAACTTTTCTGTCGGCGCTATTCAATGCACCTGACGCTTTTTCCATAATGGAAGATAATACACCGACGTCCTGCGAATACTCAAACCAATCTCCCCGAGCTCGAACAAACATCGTCAGGCGAATATCCTTGACGCTCACAGGGCGATTGCGCCACACTGGGTAATTTGCGAAGATGAGCGAAGATTCGTGTTTGGGTCGCTGAGATGCAGTGGCTGGGCGAATCGACTCGCTCAGGATTGGCTTGATGGAACGCTCTGCTTCACTGATTGAAAAACTTAATACCGTTTCCGATCCACGACCGGGCGAGCCGATTTATCCGCTTGTCAATATTCTCTTTATGACGATCTGTGCGGTGACAGGGCGATTGCACGGCGATTTACCGACTGAAAACGACCTTTTCCATGTAGTCATCGTCCCACCCGGCGGTGAGCCGCCTGTTCTTGACTCCACACTTCGCAGTTTTCTCTTGCTTGAGCAAGCTTAAGGCCGTCCGTCTAAGCGTGCTGAAGTTCTCGTCACCATGACCTTTGCGAATGCGACATTGGTCTTCGCCAAACGTCACGTCCAACTGCCAATGACAGCTGTTCTCGATGCCCCAGTGGTTACGCACAGCACAGGCAAACGATTCTCCTTCAAGTGTTTTGCTGAGTATGTAATAACGCACTGCGATCTCGTCGCCCTTTCGACGTTCCGTGTTGTTGATCGACATACCGATGGCACTGAGATTTTTCCAACGACTGGCGTCTGGAAGATCGCTGGGAACCTTGCACAAGTAGTAGCTACGCTCATCCACACGTCCGTGATCGGTCTCCTTCGTGTGATGTTCAAACACCTCGATTCGGGCAAAGTCATCCTCAAGATGATCCAAGAAGAAGGCCTTGATTCCCTCGTGAAGTGTCGGTTGGTTCCCTTTCACTGCCAAGCAATAGTCCGCACCTTCGTCAACGATCTTTGCAGCGATCTCTGTTTGGCAGCCCATTGCATCAATCGTTACCAAACCTCCGGAAACGTCGATGATTTCCAGCAATTTAGGAATCGCTGTGATCTCGTTGCTCTTCGCATCGACCACCGTTTGTCCAAGGCTGATGTGGTTAGCCGTCGCCCATGCACTGACCATGTGGATGGCAGCTTTGCCGGTCGCAGTGTCGTAGCTTCTGCGAAGAGTCTTGCCGTCGATCGCAATGACTTGGCCATCGGTGATCTTGTGAAGCTGAGTGATCCATTCGAGCAGCATCGGTTCAAACTCTTCAGGTTTGACCGCATTGAGGATGGCGTTGAAACGATCGTGCGATGGAACTCCTGCGGTCATATCCAGGAACTTGGAGAACCATTCTTTCTTTGTGTTGGCAAACTTAGCGATCGCAACGAAATCATCCGCACCAGCGATCACCGCACAGATCGTCATAAAGAGAATATTGACAAGCGGATAAATCGGCTCGCCCGGTCGTGGATCGGAAACGGTATTAAGTTTTTCAATCAGTGAAGCAGAGCGTTCCATCAAGCCAATCCTGAGCGAGTCGATTCGCCCAGCCACTGCATCTCAGCGACCCAAACACGAATCTTCGCTCATCTTCGCAAATTACCCAGTGTGGCGCAATCGCCCTGTGTGCGGTGATCGCTGGTGCGGATGATTTCGTTGCGATCGCTAAGTTTGCCAACACAAAGAAAGAATGGTTCTCCAAGTTCCTGGATATGACCGCAGGAGTTCCATCGCACGATCGTTTCAACGCCATCCTCAATGCGGTCAAACCTGAAGAGTTTGAACCGA from Stieleria varia carries:
- a CDS encoding bile acid:sodium symporter family protein, whose product is MAFPSRWLAKYWFLLALVVCFAVGHGFSQSLEPVAKWPPLRNGLVFAVMWAMGVTLKPDAVRRSVTRPLPCLLAIGTNVFLVPLLCLPFWWLLSPVEFGGLFVAALVPCTLASASVWTRKAGGDDSIAIMTTLVTNVACVLVVPLGVALVLAKQVTISPLDQMIKLALLVVLPLIVAQMMRRWVGRWADRNKLAISSAAQLGILMMVMIGAVSSAEYLGHTTGVSWWSQLPMLLVASGVHLAALASGVFVSRRLGLPAEQQIAVGISGSQKTLMVGLQVAIDCGVSVLPMLIFHLAQLVLDTIIASRWSAKHGVGVSTD
- a CDS encoding ISAs1 family transposase, producing MERSASLIEKLNTVSDPRPGEPIYPLVNILFMTICAVIAGADDFVAIAKFANTKKEWFSKFLDMTAGVPSHDRFNAILNAVKPEEFEPMLLEWITQLHKITDGQVIAIDGKTLRRSYDTATGKAAIHMVSAWATANHISLGQTVVDAKSNEITAIPKLLEIIDVSGGLVTIDAMGCQTEIAAKIVDEGADYCLAVKGNQPTLHEGIKAFFLDHLEDDFARIEVFEHHTKETDHGRVDERSYYLCKVPSDLPDASRWKNLSAIGMSINNTERRKGDEIAVRYYILSKTLEGESFACAVRNHWGIENSCHWQLDVTFGEDQCRIRKGHGDENFSTLRRTALSLLKQEKTAKCGVKNRRLTAGWDDDYMEKVVFSR
- a CDS encoding HAD-IA family hydrolase → MDYTNEFDALIFDCDGTLSDSMPLHFVAWRETLAKHGITFTEERFYQMGGMPSGMIVETLGREQSVRVDAVSVALEKEAAFVGMIDRVQPCEHICEIARFHHGRLPMAVASGSGREVVVKQLNVLGLDALFQTIVAAEDTQRHKPEPDVFLEAARRLGVAAQRCLVFEDSPLGFQAAEAAGMKWLDVRPAAWAAR
- a CDS encoding sulfatase family protein; amino-acid sequence: MTQFFDWSCAKAFVGFLLLVFSLTVPTVRAVAQAADQPNVVLVLCDDIRWNALSCAGHPHLKTPHIDQLAAEGMYFENMFCTTSLCSPSRASILSGLYAHAHGVTNNFTDYPADLDSFPLRLQAAGYKTAYIGKWHMGEQNDEPRPGFDYFVTHKGQGKYFDTEFNFNGQGRRVVEGYYTTVVTDMAIDWMKEHRAASSGKPFMMMIGQKAPHSFYFPEKKYEHVFDDVEINYPHSAFHLEGKPKWITQRLNTWHGIYGPLFDWRKEFPNDKADAVLDFERMVRAYWGTILSVDDSVGRLVADLKAAGELDNTMFIFLGDNGLLEGEHGMVDKRTAHEASIRVPMIIRYPAWTAQTGPSKIASQVLTTDVAPTILDAAGAAPMKGIHGQSIRPLAVGQTSGWRTEWLYHYNYEKQFPYTPNVRAVRGDRWKYIRYPHGDGTADRHLSELYDLQNDPGERTNLINDPNHASVVQEMQGRLVKAMRSVGIEKDEMPMDEGIGTELPDKAIR
- a CDS encoding bifunctional serine/threonine-protein kinase/formylglycine-generating enzyme family protein; protein product: MSLSDEQPIGDDEPRADHDADHDKKPLDEDGLDSQSESLLPEDLPVVSSGRGVPLADRPTETSPSEIGQTAVYETDDPSFAVTGDFSLSESADDKKSSSVFDSVSDKPVSLGRYTIERELGAGGFGRVFLAVDTQLHRRVAIKVPHKNRVARPVDIERFLDEARTLASLDHPGVVPIYDFDRIEDRCYVVSKFIDGETLADRIKRSPLSVDDTVRMLLTIAEILQFIHLAGVVHRDVKPANLLLDQAGNCFITDFGLALRDNSYGKDRGRIGTVIYMSPEQARGEGHLVDGRSDLFSVGVMMYEMLTGQLPFMADSWQEVVLLICNQEPRPLRGHNPKIPKELERICLRLLSKRAADRYLIADDLVEDLEHFIRQGDEDAISVTSVPTGTRPQIESHDQLVGIVPRGLRSFDHEDATYFRELLPGTRDRDGLPDSLRFWRRRIESDDPLTAFRVGVIYGSSGSGKSSFVNAGLLPTLDPNVTVISLEATGNRTELQLLSGLRKRVFGMPKDLDLVESLAWVRRSLDGQVGRKVLIVIDQFEQWLHAHGNDLRSDLILALRQCDGQHLQCLLLVRDDFWIGVSRFVDQLEVDLVRSHNLAMVDLFDKRHARKVLAEYGRGYSRLPDNLSDLSLSQNQFLDQAIEGLADEGKIIPVQLVTFAEIMKSREWTVRSLQELGGIEGVGIRFLEESLGASAPAENRSHELAAQAILKSLLPEAGTDIKGAMRSESELREISGYQSEPKRLAKLLTILDTDLRLITPTDPDSDAPLDKASGQRYYQLTHDYLVPAVRQWLQYRQQLTFSGRAAMRLADRADVWKSRPDKKHLPSWGEWAMFQTLTQSSRWSDPERRMMFAATKQHSRRMVVALFAIVAVGWGGYELWGRSRAQLITEQLSVAEASQVSGVIDKLQSLRGWSKTPLTQLRDRLPIDEAGGLHGRLGLLRVNPSDNGLFKEVATQSLKAELKELPLIRDELSGHRGLPNVVQQYWSVLNDTSRASEERFRSALMLMSFDPPQVGTASVGSDTDSKTDSSDADGPPQRWIEHREFVTEEVIRQTIRNPKDYLIIVESISKVAPYITPELRRVFMQPGDSTQRQKVASLLVDLWSEEPAQLADIFLDSDVEQVDAFVEVLDTSDLSQMRSVLDSALRNSPTAQVGEQEQQHVSNRQVNAAAYLLRRGVTDSVWPLLRHDPIPNTRSGLIHRIKVMEVDPRLLIERLSSTQLSSDPRGVESGLMLALGSLGRERVKDQQVSQGRLIARQVFSDSADPDVHSAAEWLLQQFDDRDWVDTAINKLREKDVADLEAGRARAWSINSRGQTMVRFESRSSAFQLSSTEVTVEQFLDFRSGHSYKESQAPDLRCPMIQVTWSDAVEYCQWLTLEEGLGDEEQCYVAVDGDEHGWSLKPDYVEKLGYRLPLSTEWEAACRGDAVTRLPFGYDASIVQEYGWTLFQSAPSVMPVKVKKPLPTGMHGMLGNVTEWCTDLQGSGQKLRAVRGPRCNAYLQDVLDSISTGGFNPETRFFSLGFRVARSAAKQ